The following coding sequences are from one Triticum aestivum cultivar Chinese Spring chromosome 5A, IWGSC CS RefSeq v2.1, whole genome shotgun sequence window:
- the LOC123107412 gene encoding protein transport protein Sec61 subunit gamma-like yields MDAVDSMVDPLREFAKDSVRLVKRCHKPDRKEFTKVAARTVIGFIVMGFVGFFVKLIFIPINNIIVGSG; encoded by the exons ATGGACGCCGTTGACTCCATGGTGGACCCCCTCCGCGAGTTCGCCAAGGACAGCGTCCGCCTCGTCAAGCGCTGCCACAAGCCCGACCGCAAGG AGTTCACCAAAGTGGCGGCACGGACGGTGATCGGGTTCATCGTCATGGGGTTCGTCGGCTTCTTCGTCAAGCTCATCTTCATCCCCATCAACAACATCATCGTTGGCTCCGGCTAG